The window AAACATCGACCACCATATTACAAATACAGAGTTTGCACAGTATAACCATGTGGAGGCTTTATCAGCATCCACTGGTGAACTTGTATTTTTGCTTCTGAATGAAATGAAGTATGAAATTGATACTGATATGGCGAAGTGTCTTTATACTGCCATTGCAACGGATACAGGTGGTTTCAAGTACGGCAATACTACTGCTGAAACCCACAGAGCTGCAGCAGAATTACTTTCAACAGGTATTGACGTTGCTGAGCTTTCTCAGAAAATATTTGATAATACAACTTTTATTAAACTAAAACTTACCCAGAAAGCAATAGAGCTTCTGGAACTATATGAAAATGATTCGTTGTCTGTAATAGCAATTACTCAGGACATTCTACAGTCAACAGGAGCCAGAGACGAAGACTGTGAAGGGTTGGTAAATATTGGAAGGTCAATAATTGGCGTAGAAGTATCCGTTCTTATAAAAGAAAAGAGCAGCAATGAAATCCGTGTAAATTTAAGGTCAAAAACATATGTAGATGTATCGGAGATTGCAGCTTTGTTTGGAGGCGGCGGACATAAACGGGCGGCCGGATGTACAATAAAAGGCAGTATATCGGATGCTAAAGAGCAATTGATAAGCATTATCAAGGACAAACTTAATCGGAGATAAATATGAACGGTATTTTAAATGTTTTAAAGCCTGCAGGTATGACATCTTTTGATGTAATTGGATTTATGAGAAGGATAACAGGACAAAAAAAGATAGGTCATGCAGGTACACTTGATCCTTCGGCAGTGGGAGTTTTACCATTATGCATTGGCAATGCCACAAGGGCTTTAGAGTTTATGATAGACAAGGATAAGGTTTACCGTGCAGAACTGACACTGGGAGTTTCCACCGACACTCAGGACTCTTCCGGTATTGTGTTGGATTCATATTCCGTAGAAGTTAATGAGGATGAAATAAAAAAGACAGTTATGAGCTTTGTAGGTACTATTGAACAGCTTCCACCAATGTATTCTGCCATAAAAATCGGCGGTAAGAAGCTTTATGAGTTAGCCAGACAAGGCCAGACAATAGAACGGGAATCAAGAACTATTCAAATTTACAGCATAGATGTTATAAGAGTTTGGGAGGATAGTGCAGTATTTGATTCGGAAGGTACAGCAAAAGAATTTGCCGTAAAAAAAGCTCTTTTGGATGTTCACTGTTCAAAGGGAACATATATAAGAACCTTGTGCAACGACATTGGTGATAAGCTTGGCTGCGGCGGTCATATGTCTTTTCTCGTAAGAACAAGGGCGGGACAGTATAACCTTGACAACGCCCTTACAATGGAAGAGGTAATTCAGCTTTCAGAAACTAAAGCTCTTGAGGGGCATTTATTGCCTGTTGAAAAGATATTTGAAGTGTTTGATAGTATTAAATTAAGCAACAAGGAACTTTTTAAGTATAATAACGGAGTATGGCTGGAAGTTGAGAAAAACAAATATAAAAAAACTGTTTACAGAGTATATGATAATAATAGTTTTCTTGGGATAGGGGAAGTTTTTGAAAAAGAAAACACACTATATTTAAAATCAAAGAAGTTTTTTAAGTGATGAAAAACTAAGGAGACATAATATGCAGGTTATTCATTCAAATGATACTAACAATATATTCAGTTGCTATACCGGTGTCGGTCTTGGTAATTTTGACGGCTTGCATATCGGACATATGGCTCTTATTAACACACTAATAAGAGAATCCAAATTAAACGGACTATCATCAGTGGTTTATACATTTACCAAGCATACAGAAAATATTCTCAGAAAAAAGCTTATTACACCTCTGTTACTTACTGAAACTAAAAAAATAGAACTTTTAAGTGAAACCACACTTGACAACCTATATCTTGACGAATTCAATGAAGGATTCTCAAGAATGTCTCCCGAAGAATTTGTTGTAAATATTCTTAAAAACAAGCTGAATATAAAGCTTGCTGTTGCAGGTCATGATTACAGATTTGGCTATAAGGGCGGCGGAGACATACCTTTACTGGAGGAATACGGAAAGAAATATGGCTTCAAGGTGGTAGCTATCCCGCCCATTACCTGTGATGGTGAAATTATAAGCAGCACCAGCATCAGACAAGCTATAATAAATGGGAATATTGAAACTGCTTACAAGCTGTTGGGGAGAAATTATTCTATTATAGCTGAGGTTGTAAATGGGAGGCGTGTAGGCAATACAATAGGCTTTCCTACTGCCAATATTCATCCTGAAAAATACCTTGTACTGCCACACAATGGAGTATATATAACAAAGACACTGTTAAATGGTCGTCTGTACAATAGTATGACTAATGTTGGCTATAACCCTACTTTTGAGGATGTAAGACAGAAGACGGTTGAAACTCATATTATGGACTTTGATAAGGATATTTACGGTGAAAAAATTGAAGTATTCTTTTTGAAAAAAATTCGCGATGAAAAGAAATTTAACAATGTAGAAGAATTAGTAAATCAAATCTCTAAGGATATGAAGATTTCAAGGGATTACTTGAGCATAGTAAGTTAGGAGATTAATTATAGTTATATATGATAGGTTACAGAATTATTATAACAGGTATTGTACAGGGAGTTGGCTTCAGACCCTTCATTTTTAATCTGGCTGAACGTTTTGGTGTAAAAGGTTGGGTAGGCAACTCCGACAGTAACGTAATAGTAGAGATTGACGGAGATTTTCAAAGGGCTGCCGATTTTATAGATGAAATAAGAAAATCGGCACCTGTTTTATCACTAATCGAATCAATAGAATATAATGAGATAGAATATCAAGGCTTTAGGAATTTTGAAATAAGGCACAGTCAAAAAAATTCCAAGGGGCCTGTTTTCATTTCACCTGATGTTGCTACTTGCGATGATTGTCTAAATGAAATGAAAGATAAAAGCGACAGAAGGTACAAGTATCCGTTTATTAACTGTACCAACTGTGGCCCAAGATTTACCATAATAAAGAATATCCCCTACGACCGGGATAAGACTACTATGGAATACTTTGAAATGTGTGATGCTTGTAAGAAGGAGTACACTAATCCTTCTGACAGACGGTATCATGCCCAGCCCGTTTCCTGCCACCAGTGCGGCCCTAGTCTAAGTGTAGCCGATGAAACAGGCAAAGTTCTGCAAGAGATTAAAACCAGCAGTCAATGTATCGGGTACACTGCCGACATGATTAAAAGGGGCTATATTGTTGCTATAAAGGGAATAGGAGGATATCATCTTGCTTGCGACGGACTGAACAAAGAGGCCGTTGAAAGACTCAGATGCAGAAAGCATAGAGATGATAAGCCTTTTGCGGTAATGGCAAAAGATTTAAAGACAGCTGAAAAATACTGTGCAATCAGCACTGCTGAAACAAAAATATTAAATTCACCTGCAAGTCCCATAGTTTTACTTGAAAGAATTGATGGTGATATACTGCCTGATGCTATCGCTCATCTTAACAG of the Ruminiclostridium papyrosolvens DSM 2782 genome contains:
- a CDS encoding DHH family phosphoesterase, yielding MDKELVKAVEGAESVAIFPHISADGDAIGSSLALALALKKTGKKVIVYMEENIPDTFKFLPGIELAGFISEDQEVMDLNIALDTGDTGRLGTRADHFFKAPVTINIDHHITNTEFAQYNHVEALSASTGELVFLLLNEMKYEIDTDMAKCLYTAIATDTGGFKYGNTTAETHRAAAELLSTGIDVAELSQKIFDNTTFIKLKLTQKAIELLELYENDSLSVIAITQDILQSTGARDEDCEGLVNIGRSIIGVEVSVLIKEKSSNEIRVNLRSKTYVDVSEIAALFGGGGHKRAAGCTIKGSISDAKEQLISIIKDKLNRR
- the truB gene encoding tRNA pseudouridine(55) synthase TruB, encoding MNGILNVLKPAGMTSFDVIGFMRRITGQKKIGHAGTLDPSAVGVLPLCIGNATRALEFMIDKDKVYRAELTLGVSTDTQDSSGIVLDSYSVEVNEDEIKKTVMSFVGTIEQLPPMYSAIKIGGKKLYELARQGQTIERESRTIQIYSIDVIRVWEDSAVFDSEGTAKEFAVKKALLDVHCSKGTYIRTLCNDIGDKLGCGGHMSFLVRTRAGQYNLDNALTMEEVIQLSETKALEGHLLPVEKIFEVFDSIKLSNKELFKYNNGVWLEVEKNKYKKTVYRVYDNNSFLGIGEVFEKENTLYLKSKKFFK
- a CDS encoding bifunctional riboflavin kinase/FAD synthetase; this encodes MQVIHSNDTNNIFSCYTGVGLGNFDGLHIGHMALINTLIRESKLNGLSSVVYTFTKHTENILRKKLITPLLLTETKKIELLSETTLDNLYLDEFNEGFSRMSPEEFVVNILKNKLNIKLAVAGHDYRFGYKGGGDIPLLEEYGKKYGFKVVAIPPITCDGEIISSTSIRQAIINGNIETAYKLLGRNYSIIAEVVNGRRVGNTIGFPTANIHPEKYLVLPHNGVYITKTLLNGRLYNSMTNVGYNPTFEDVRQKTVETHIMDFDKDIYGEKIEVFFLKKIRDEKKFNNVEELVNQISKDMKISRDYLSIVS